A segment of the Robbsia sp. KACC 23696 genome:
CCACCACCACCTTCATGCCGACCATCTGCGCCGATGCCGGGTTCGTGCCGTGGGCCGATGCGGGGATCAGGCAGACGTCGCGCTGCGCTTCGCCACGCGAAGCATGGTAGGCGCGGATGATCAACAGGCCGGCGTATTCGCCTTGCGAGCCGGCGTTCGGCTGCAGCGAGACGGCCGCATAGCCGGTGCAGGCGACCAACATCTCTTCCAACTGCGCGATCATCGTCTGATAGCCCAGCGTCTGCGTCGACGGTGCGAACGGATGGATCGCGCCGAAGGCCGGCCAGGTCACCGGCAGCATCTCGGCCGTGGCGTTCAGCTTCATCGTGCACGAGCCCAGCGGGATCATCGTGCGGTCGAGCGCCAGGTCCTTGTCGGCCAGCTTGCGCAGATAGCGCAACATCTCGGTTTCGCTGTGATAGCGGTTGAACGTCGGATGCGTCAGGAACGCGGTCCGGCGCGTCAGCGCGTCCGGCCAGCTCAGCGCGGCGGCCTTCGTGATCGTCGCGTCGAGTGCGCCGATGTCGACATTCGAGGCGGCCGAGGTGCCGGCGTTCGAGAACAGGGCGAACAGCGTGTCCAGATCCGCGCGGGTGCTGGTTTCGTCGAAGGACAAGCCGAGGTGCGCGTCGTCGATCCGGCGGAAGTTGTAGCCGGCCTGGACGGCCGCGTCGTGCAACTGCGACGTCGCGCCTGCCGTATGCACGGTCAAGGTATCGAAGTAGGTCTCGTTGACGACGGTCCAACCGAGCGCGCGCAGCCCTTGCGCCGCGATCGCGGTGATGCGGTTCACACGCGCCGCAATACCTTGCAGGCCGGCCGGCCCGTGGTAGACCGCGTACATGCTTGCCATGATCGCCAGCAAGGCTTGCGCGGTGCAGATGTTCGACGTCGCTTTTTCACGGCGGATATGCTGCTCGCGCGTTTGCAGCGCCAGACGCAGCGCCGGCTGGCCCTGTGCGTCGACGGTGACGCCCACCAGACGGCCTGGCAGTTGACGTTTCAGTTCGTCGCGCACGGCCATGAAGGCGGCGTGCGGGCCACCGAAGGCCATCGGCACGCCGAAGCGCTGGCTATTGCCCACGGCGACATCGGCACCCCATTCGCCCGGCGCGGACAGCACCGTCAGCGCGAGCAGATCCGCGGCCGCCACGACCTTGGCGCCTGCTTGGTGCAGCGCCTCGGTCAACGCGCGGTAGTCGCGGACATCGCCATTGACGCCCGGGTATTGCAGCAGTACGCCGAACGGCGCCGATTGCGCGGCGTCGGCGGCGGGGCCGACGACGACCTGGATGCCCAGCGGCTCGGCGCGCGTGCGCAGCACTTCGATGGTTTGCGGCAACGTGTCATCGGCGACATAAAACACCGTCGACGTGGACTTGCCGGCACGCTTGACCAGCGTCATCGCCTCGGCGGCCGCGGTGGCCTCGTCGAGCATCGATGCGTTGGCGACGTCCAGGCCGGTCAGATCGGTGATCATCTGCTGATAATTCAGCAGCGCTTCCAGACGCCCTTGCGAGATTTCCGGCTGGTAGGGCGTATAGGCCGTGTACCAAGCCGGATTCTCAAGGATATTGCGCAGAATCACGTTCGGCGTGTGTGTGCCGTAGTAGCCCTGGCCGATCAGGTTGCGCATGACCTGGTTCTGATCCGCCAGGGTGCGCAGCAACGCGATGGCCTCGGCTTCGTCGCGCGGCTCGGTGAACGCGCCGAGCGGCAACGCTTCGGTGCGACGGATGTCTTGCGGAATCACCGCATCGATCAGCGCGCCGCGGTCGGCATAGCCGAGCACGTCGAGCATCGCGCGTTCGTCGGCGTCGATGGTGCCGATATGACGCGCTTCGAAGGCGTTATGGCGTTCCAGCGAGGACAGGGACACGGACGACAGCGGCAGCAAGGCCGACGGCGGCACGGGGGCGGAGGCGGAATCCTGAGCCGGCAGTGCCGACGGGACGGAGAGATCGGTCATGATGGGACGGGCGAAGGAAGCGGAGCACAGTCGCGCCCACATGAGCGCGACTTTGACGAATGCTGCAAAAAATAAGGGACGGCACCGGAAGGGCATCGACGAAGCACGTCGTCGTCGCCAATCCGGGTAAAGCGTGTGCGGCAACGCGGCGGTTGCCGCGCGTCCCGCCTTACTCGCCGATCGACTGCTTGTACTGGTCGGCGCTCAGCAGCGCGGCCGTCGCAGCGGCATCGGTCGGTTTGATCTTGAACAGCCATGCCTCGTAGGGCTTGGCATTGACGGAGTCGGGCGCATCGCCCAGATCGCCATTGGCGGCGACGATCTCGCCTGCCACCGGCGCGTAGATGTCCGACGCCGCCTTCACCGATTCCACGACGGCGATGGCTTCGCCGGCGCTGACTTGGCGGCCGGCTTCAGGCAGGTCGACGAACACGATATCGCCAAGGGCTTCTTGCGCGTGGTCGCTGATACCCACGGTCAACGTGCCGTCGGCTTCGGTGCGGATCCATTCATGCGACTCCGTGTACTTCAGGTCGGCTGGGGTGGTCATGGCATCCTCTCTCTTAAATCGAATTGTGTTGTGCAGCAAGGCTGCTGCGCTAAATAAGGTGTGCGTCCGCTGTGCTCGGAAACGTCCGATTCGCCCGAACCGGCGTACGACTAGAGCGAGACCAATGTCTTGCCTTGCCGCACGAACGGTAATTTAACCACGGTCGCGGGCAATTGTTTGTCCCGAATCTGCACTTGTACGGTGTCACCCGGCTTGACGTCCATGGGCACCCGCGCGAAAGCGATCGAGCGCTGCAGCGACGGCGAGAACGTGCCGCTGGTGATTTCACCCTCGCCGGATGCGGTCAGCACCTTCTGATGGCTGCGCAGCACACCGCCGCTGCCTTGCAGCAACAGGCCGACGAAGGCGGCGCGCTGGCCATCCGAATCCAGTTGGCCACGGCCCATGAAAGCGCGGTCGGTCGAGCGATCGACGGTCCAGGCAAGGCCCGCGTCGAGCGGCGAGACGGTGTCGTCCATATCCTGGCCGTACAGATTCATGCCCGCTTCCAGGCGCAGCGTGTCGCGCGCGCCCAGGCCGGCCGGGCGTACGCCGGCATCGACCAGGGCCTGCCAGAGTGCCGCGCTGGCGTTGGCATCGCAGACGATTTCAAAGCCGTCCTCGCCGGTATAGCCGGTGCGGGCGATCATCAGCTCGCCGAAGGGCGAGTCCGGAATCTGGGCCGCGTGGAACGGCTTCAGCGGCTCGGACGCGGCCTGGGAGCCGGGAATCGCTGTCCAGGTCTTGGCGCGTGCTTCCGGCCCTTGGACGGCGATGATGCCGAGGTCCGGGCGGGACACGACGGAGACGTTGAAGTCGCCCTCGGCGTTCAAGCGGCCGAGCCAGGCGATGTCCTTATCGGCGGTGCCGGCGTTGACGACCAGGCGGAACGACGTTTCCTCGAAGAAGTAGACGATCAAGTCGTCGACAACGCCGCCGTCGCCGTTCAGCATGCAGGAATACAGGGCGCGGCCGGGCGTTTGCAGCTTTGCCACGTCGTTGGCGAGCGCGCGTTGCAGGAAGGGCCGGACTGCTTCGCCGGTCAGGTCGACCACGCGCATATGGGAGACATCGAACATGCCGGCGCTGGTGCGGACCGCGCGATGTTCCTCGATTTGGGAGCCGTAGTTGACGGGCATGTCCCAGCCTCCGAAGTCGACCATGCGGGCGCCAGCGGCGCGATGGACGGCGTTCAGTGCGGTCTTATTCAATTCGGTCATTTGGGGCCCCAGCGGCATCGAAAACGAAAAAAGGGGTCGACGCCGCGCCGCCTTTGCAGGCGCGCAGTGCCGACCCCTCTGTCCTCGATACCTGAGAGATTGCATGGAATCGTGCGCCAGCGGTCGAACGGGGACAGGTCCCAAGCGTTCGATCCGATCCGGCGGCGTTTACATGCGCGCCCCTTCGGTGGGCAGGCTAGACGCGCGATACACGCGTCCGCTGCCGCTCTCCAGAGATGCGGAAGCCGGAGCTTCCGGCGCGATCGGTCCTTTTGCCTGAGAGTTTGTGGGTATTACCCCTTCGGCGGCGACGTCGGCTATTACCGAAAACAGTGGAATTCGGTAAAGGGGGTGCGCAATGCGCATGCCCGCTGGCCCATGACGTCGCGCTCTCCCGATGCGCCCGGCGACTGTAAGGCAGCCGCGCGGCGAAGTCAAATAGAGAAAAGTATTGCCCCATCCGGCTGACAGACCAAACAGCCAAATCGGCCCTCGCTGGCGTACTGGCTCCCGGAAAAGGGGGCCTCCGCGTGCTAACATCGCCACTCTTCCTGACCCTTCCGTGATCGATCCTGCCGTGTTGACCGGGCGGGCGATATCGCCTTTTTTTCAGAGAGTTACCCATGTCGGGCATGAACGCCGCACAGCGTGAAGCGGTGCACTATCTTGACGGTCCGTGCCTCGTGCTGGCGGGTGCCGGCAGTGGCAAGACGCGCGTGATCACGCAGAAGATCGCGCATTTGATCGAGCACAAAGGTTTCGAGCCGAAGCACATTGCCGCCGTGACGTTTACGAACAAGGCGGCGGCGGAAATGCGCGAGCGGATTGCGACCTTGCTCGAAGGCAAGACGCTGACCACGCCGGGCAAGGAGGGGCGGAAGGTGCCCGTCAACCAGCTCACCGTATGTACGTTCCACTCGCTGGGCGTGCAGATCCTGCGCCAGGAGGCGGAGCACGTCGGGCTGAAGCCGCAGTTCTCGATCATGGACTCGGACGACTGCTTCTCGATGATTCAGGAGCAGGTGGGCAGTACCGACAAGGGGATGATCCGGAAGATTCAGACGCAGGTCTCGTTGTGGAAGAACGCGATGCTGACGCCGGAGCAGGCTGCCGCGGTTGCCGAAGACGTCGATCAGCATCAGGCGGCCATTGTTTTCCGGAATTACGTGGCGACCTTGCACGCGTATCAGGCGGTCGATTTCGACGATCTGATCCGACTGCCGGCCGAGTTGTTCGCGCGCAACGAGGAAGTGCGGGACCGGTGGCAGAACCGTCTGCGCTATCTGCTGATCGACGAATACCAGGATACGAACGCCTGCCAGTACCAATTGGTCAAGCAGATCGCCGGACGACGTTCGGCGTTCACTGCGGTGGGCGACGACGACCAGGCCATTTACGGTTGGCGCGGCGCGACGCTGGAGAATCTGGCGCAGTTGCAGGTGGATTTCCCGCAATTGAAGGTGATCAAGCTGGAGCAGAACTACCGCTCCACGGTGCGGATCCTGACCGCGGCCAATAACGTGATCGCGAACAATCCGAAGCTTTTTGAGAAGAAGCTGTGGAGCGAGCACGGGATGGGCGACACGATCACCGTCAACGCCGCGAACGACGAGGAGCACGAGGCCGAGTCCGTGGTGTTCCGGATGTCCGCGCACAAGTTCGAGCGCCGCGCGCAGTTTCGGGACTATGCCTTGTTGTATCGGGGCAATTTCCAGGCGCGAATCTTCGAGCAGATCCTGCGACGCGAGCGCATCCCTTATGTGCTGTCGGGCGGCCAATCGTTCTTCGACAAGGCCGAGATCAAGGACGTGTGTTCGTACTTGCGCCTGATCGCAAACGCCGATGACGACCCGGCTTTTATCCGGGCCGTGACGACGCCGCGACGCGGAGTGGGGAATGCGACGCTGGAGGTGCTGGGGAGTTATGCGGGGCAGTCGAAGGTGTCGCTGTTCGAGGCGGTCTATATGGGCGGCATCGAGGCGCGGCTGAGCCCGCGCCAGCTCGAACCGCTGCGCGCCTTCTGCGACTTCCTGCAACGGTTGACCGATCGTGCGAAGAAAGAAGCGGCGAACACGCTGCTCGACGAGTTGATGGAGGGCATGCACTACGAGGCCTATCTGTACGACGCGTACGACGATCGCGCGGCGCAGACCAAGTGGCAGAATGTGCTGGAATTCCTCGAATGGCTGAAGCGCAAGGGTACGAAGGCGACGGTCGAGAACGAGGAGGAAGCCACCGGCTATGACACGGCGAATGGCCTCGCGGACGAGGGCAAGGATCTGATGAAACTGATCCAGACCGTCGCTTTGATGTCGATGCTGGAAGGCAAGGAAGAAGATCCAGATGCGGTGCGCCTGACGACGGTGCATGCGTCGAAGGGGCTCGAGTATCCGCACGTGTTTCTGGTGGGCTGCGAGGAGGGGATTCTGCCCCACCGCGGCAGCGACGACGCGCCGGCCGATGATGCGCGGATCGAGGAAGAGCGTCGGCTGATGTATGTGGCGATTACGCGGGCGCAGCGGAGTCTGCACCTCTCGTGGTGCAAGAAGCGGAAGCGGGCGCGTGAGACGGTGGTCTGCGAGGCGTCACGGTTTATCGAGGAGATGGGGCTGGCGGAAGCCCCACCCCCTACGGCCGATGAAGCACCGATGACGCCGAAGGATCGGATGGCCGCGTTGAAGGCGTTGTTGGGGACGTGAGGCTAGCTTTCCTGCTCGTTGTTGCACTTGCGCGGGGATGTGTACAAAATTGGTCGCTTCCTCGCGACTTGTGTTAGACTAGCCGTCTTATTGTTGGTGTGGTTTTTTGGCAACCAACAAACGTGTCGGCGCTGCGAACCTGTTTTTCGTCTTTCGCACCCACAGCCGCCACGAACTATTAGCTTTGCCTCATCTGCGTCCGTAGCTCAATGGATAGAGTACTGCCCTCCGAAGGCAGGGGTTGCTGGTTCGATCCCAGCCGGACGCACCAATCAAAATCCAGTGGTCAGAAGTGAAAGTTGTGTGCCGTTCGGCTAGTAATGTCGAAAACGCCGCTATCGCTGGTCCAGTTCCGGCGGCCCGACGAGTCTCTAAGCGACACCGCTGCGCGGATGGCGTAGCGCTAGCGCGAGTGTGTATAATTAATCAGATCTATACACATATCAGGTGACGGTTATGCGGACCAACATCGAAATCGATGATCGGTTGATGGGCGAAGCCTTGTCCGTGACCGGCGTAAAGACTAAGCGGGAAGCGGTGGAATTGGGTCTTAAAACACTGATCCGGCTCAAGCAGCAGGAGCAAATTCGCCAATATCGAGGCAAGTTGCAGTGGGAAGGCGATCTTGAAGCAATGAGAGTCGATCAATGACGCTAGTCGATTCGAGTGTCTGGATCGACTATTTTCGCGGCATAAAATCGCCGGAAACCAATAAGTTGGATATATTGTTGGGCACCGAGGTCTTGCAGACTGGCGATTTGATCTTGGCGGAAGTGTTGCAAGGGTTTCCCGTTGAGGCAGACTTCAACGTTGCGAAGCAATTGATGACCAAGGGGCTGGTTGTCGTGCCGCTTGTCGGGTCGCAGAACGCAATCCAGGCAGCGCGAAACTATCGCACGCTGCGGGCGCAGGGCGTCACAATCCGCAAGACGATCGATACGTTGATAGCAACCTACTGTATCGAGAACGGTGTATCCCTGCTGTTCAGTGACAGAGACTTTCGTCCGTTTGTGGATAGCTTGGGTCTCCGCTCAGCGTTACACAATGATTAATCCCATTCTGTTTGTATAACGGCATCACACGCAGCGCATCGAAAGAAAATCTTGCGGATCCTATGCAATCCTAATCAAACCTCCCTCGGTGCCACCGACGCCCCTGCAATCTTATGCCGTCCCAAAGCATCGGCAACAAATCCCGACGCCTTCATCTCTTCCACAAACGCTGCCAGGAAGCTGGCCGCCTCAGGCCCGCGACTTTTCGGCAGGCCCATCGCTTGCCGAATCACCATGAAGCGCTCATCGAGCAGCCGTAGGCCCGTAAGTTTGGCCGCGTCGCTTTCCAGTTGCTGCTTCACCCCAGCGGCAACCTCCAAATTCTGCTCAAGGAACGTTGCCACGACGGTCGGCGACGTGGGCGCACGGATGATTTCCGCATGCTGCAATTCCCGCGTCAAAAACAGATCGTAGGCGCTGCCCTTTCCAACGACCACCCGAATCCCCGTCCGATCCACCGCCTCGTTCGTCTTGATCGGCGATGCATCGCGCACCATATAAAACCCTTCGATCAATACATAAGGTGCGGTAAACGCGATGCTCTCACCGCGCTTCGGATCCACCGCAAAAAATCCAAAGTCCGCCTGCTCGTCGCTGACGGCCTGAACGGACTTCCCCGCCGCATCGAATACCACTAACTCGACCGGCACGCCAAGACGTTCGCCCAATGCATGTGCGAGATCGACCGAGACGCCAAAGGGCATACCGGTTGCCGCATCCCGATTTGCCAAAATCGGATTGCCGAGATTGATGGAAGCGCGCAGATTGCCGGTCGGCGCGAAGGCACGAACGATGGATGCATCAATAGCCATGGATAGAAGCGGTAAAGCGACCGGCCTGCACTGTCGGTCTAGGGTCTAAGAATGTCGCTGATATTCGAAAGCGCATCGAGCGTATGTCGAAGATGGTCGGCCAGTGCTTCCGACGCTTCCGCATTACGTTCGCGCTCCAGAAGATCGAGAATATGCAGATGCTGCTTGCAGTGTTCGGTGTAACGCTTGCGATCCTGCATCGAGCGATAAGAAAGCAGCCGCCGCACGCGGTTTACGCGTTTGATGGCATCGATAAAAAACGAATTGCCCGATGCTTCCACCAAGGACTCGTGAAACCGTACGCCACGATCGTGAAGCTGATCGGCGCTGTCCGTTTCGATACCGCCTTCCAGCAAATGCATTTCCGCGGCGCGGCAACGCTCCAATACCTTCGCATCGAGTCGATAGCCGGGCTCCAGTAAAGCAGCCGGTTCGAGCGCGAGACGCAGCCGATACGATTTCAGCAGACTGTCCGGTGTGGTGAGCATCGACGAGAACTGCCATCCATAGCCGGGCTTGCGTTGCGCCCACCCCTCTTGCGCGATACGGCTGAGCACCGCGCTAAGCTGTGCGCTCGTCAACGCGTATCGCGTTTTCAACAACTGCTCCGAGACCTCCTCGGGAATCAGCCCCTTCAAACGATCATCGGCGATACGAAAGTAAACGCTGGTGACGGCATCCGATTCGCTCAGCCCGAGCTGATCCACGATCTGGTCAAGCGGTGCATCTACCGGCTGTGCCAGAAAGAAGCCGCGATTGCGTTGCCGCGTCAATACGCCTTTATCGTGCAAAAAGGCAAGCGCATCGTTGACCGGCGACCGTGAGACTCTCAGGCGATCAGCAATCAACTGCGCGGGCAGATGGCTGCCGACAGCCATCCCTTCGGCGTGAATGAGCGCGACAATTTGCGAAGCGATGGAATTCTCGGTCATGGCAATGCTGGCTGCTGCTGGGTTGCGCGGCGACGCCTCCGCCGCCCCTTCAGCATCAGGCCGGGAGCGATTGCGCCGCGAGTGTCTTATGTAATATCAGGGGAATGACGCCGCCCGCACGAAGCAAAGCCGTCTCCAACTGCGTTTCCACCCCCGCCACTGCGTCGAACGGTTCTATCCTGCCGTCCGCACGGATGATTCTGACATTGATTTTACAACGCGGCGAAATCGTATCGGGCGCAGCGTTCACTTCGATCCGGTCGCCCGCGCGGATGGCCAGGCTGTCGGGCGTGACGCCTTTAGGCAGCCGTATCGGCAAAATGCCCATGCCGATCAGATTCGATCGATGAATCCGCTCGAAACTGACCGCCAATACCGCGCGAATACCGAGCAGACGCTGGCCCTTGGCAGCCCAGTCGCGCGACGATCCGGTGCCGTATCGCTCGCCGGCGATCAGCACGACGGACTCATTCGCCGCGCGATATCGATTGGCGGCCTCGAAAATCGGCACGACCTCGCCACTCGGCACGTGCAAGGTGTTGGCCACCGGCGCGTCCGGCTGCAGCAGGTTGACCAAGGTCTTGTTATAGAACGCGGCGCGCACCATGACCTCCCAGTTTCCCCTACGCGACGCGAAGACATTGAGGTCGTTTCGATCGTCACCCCGCTCGACCAGAAAGTCGGCGACATTGCTGTCCTTGGGGATGGCGCTCGCCGGCGATATATGGTCCGTGGTCACATCGTCACCGAGCACCAGTAACGGATACGCCTGGTACACGCCCAACTGACTGCCCTCCGTCAGCGCGGCAAAGGGCGGCCTGCGCAGCGCGGTGGACTGCGCCTGCCACGGGAACTGCGCGCTGTCTGGAACGCGCATCTCGTGCCACAGCGGATTCCGGCTCGCAATGGCGAAGGCCTTGGGATAGTCGGTCGGCTCCGCTGCGCGTTCGACCAGCGCCGCGACTTCTTCGCGACTCGGCCAGAGATCGCGTAGATACACCGCTTCGCCGTCGCGGCCGATCTGCACCGACTTCTCGCGAAGGTCGATCTCCGCGTCGCCCGCTAGCGCAAAGGCAATGACGAGCGGGGGCGACATCAGAAATCCAAGATCCAGATCCGGATGGATCCGGCCGGGGAAATTGCGATTTCCCGATAACATCGCGACCGGATAGGCCGCGCCCGCGGCAATGCCCGCGCTGATCGGTTCACTGAGTTGCCCCGAATTGCCGATGCAGGTGGTGCAGCCATAGCCGACGATGTCGAATCCGACCGACGATAGATCGTCGATCAAGCCGGCGCGTGCAAGGTAGGCCGCAGCGGCAGGAGAACCGGGGCCGAGTGAGGTCTTGACCCACGACGGTACCGTGAGCCCTCGCTCCCGGGCTTTGCGCGCGAGGAGTCCCGCGGCTATCAGCAGCGCGGGATCGGACGTATTGGTACAACTGGTGATGGCGGCGATCGCAATCGGATGCTTCGGCATCGTATGGCCGTCGCCTTTGGGTAGGAAAGCCAACTTCGCGAGCGTGGCGGGGATCTCGTCGTAACGCAGCAGATCCTGCGGCCGTCGAGGGCCGGCAACATGCATACCGATCTCGTTCAGATCGATCAGAATCTGCCGCGTATAGACCGGTTCCGATGCCGGGTCGAACCACGTCCCTTGCCGCTTCGACAAGGTCTCCACCAAGGCGATGGACTCCGGTTGCCGATCGGTGGCGCGAAGGTAAGTCAGCGTGGCGTCGTCGATCGGGAAGAAGCCGGTGCTGGCTCCGTATTCGGGCGCCATATTGGCGACGACCGCTCGCTCCCCGGCGCTCAAGGTACTCACGCCGGGCCCGAAGAATTCGACGAACTCGCCCGACACGCCTATCTGCCGCAGACGCTGCGTGACCGTGAGGGCAAGGTCGGTGGCTAGCGACCCCGGACGCAAGGCGCCGATCAGGCACACGCCGATGACGTCCGGAATACGTTGCATGACCGGCATGCCGAACATGACGGTTTGCGCCTCGAGCCCGCCCACGCCCCATCCCAATACGCCGATGCCGTTGATCATCGGCGTATGACTGTCCGTGCCGATCAAGGTATCCGGGACGGCCCAGCGCTCGCCCGCGCGATCGACCACTGTCGCCACGGTAGCGAGCTGCTCCAGATTGATCGTGTGCATGATGCCCGTGCCGGGCGGATGGATGCGCACATTGCTCAACGCCTTCGAGGCCCAGCGCAGGAAGGTGTAACGCTCTTCGTTGCGTCGCAGTTCGAGCGCCAGGTTTTTAGGCGCGGCGTCGGCGCGACCGAAGTACTCGACCGCCAGCGAGTGATCGACCGACGAATCGACCGGCAATACAGGATTCAACACCGTCGGGTCCGCCCCCGCCTCTGCCAGCGCGTCTCGCATCGCCGCCACGTCCACCAGTGCCGGTGTGCTCGTCGTGTCGTGCATCAAGACGCGATTCGGCTGAAACGCAATTTCGACCTCGCTGCTGCCCTGCGCCAGCCAGGCAAAGATCCCGTCCACCGCTGCGCGACGTTCGTCGCCGTCGGTGTTGCGGATGACATTCTCCAATAGCAAACGCAGCACGACTGGCAGGCGCATGAGCGCCTCACCAAACATCGATGGCAGATCGATGTAGCGGAGGGACAGGTCGCCGGATTGCAGGCGCGCTTCTGGGGGGGAGTAAGTGTTTTCCATAGCTGTATTTTTGCATTTTACTCGTGCAAAGTGCAATATAGTACAAACCCCAGAAGAATAAAACAGGAGACTGATGCCGTGGA
Coding sequences within it:
- the acnA gene encoding aconitate hydratase AcnA, translated to MENTYSPPEARLQSGDLSLRYIDLPSMFGEALMRLPVVLRLLLENVIRNTDGDERRAAVDGIFAWLAQGSSEVEIAFQPNRVLMHDTTSTPALVDVAAMRDALAEAGADPTVLNPVLPVDSSVDHSLAVEYFGRADAAPKNLALELRRNEERYTFLRWASKALSNVRIHPPGTGIMHTINLEQLATVATVVDRAGERWAVPDTLIGTDSHTPMINGIGVLGWGVGGLEAQTVMFGMPVMQRIPDVIGVCLIGALRPGSLATDLALTVTQRLRQIGVSGEFVEFFGPGVSTLSAGERAVVANMAPEYGASTGFFPIDDATLTYLRATDRQPESIALVETLSKRQGTWFDPASEPVYTRQILIDLNEIGMHVAGPRRPQDLLRYDEIPATLAKLAFLPKGDGHTMPKHPIAIAAITSCTNTSDPALLIAAGLLARKARERGLTVPSWVKTSLGPGSPAAAAYLARAGLIDDLSSVGFDIVGYGCTTCIGNSGQLSEPISAGIAAGAAYPVAMLSGNRNFPGRIHPDLDLGFLMSPPLVIAFALAGDAEIDLREKSVQIGRDGEAVYLRDLWPSREEVAALVERAAEPTDYPKAFAIASRNPLWHEMRVPDSAQFPWQAQSTALRRPPFAALTEGSQLGVYQAYPLLVLGDDVTTDHISPASAIPKDSNVADFLVERGDDRNDLNVFASRRGNWEVMVRAAFYNKTLVNLLQPDAPVANTLHVPSGEVVPIFEAANRYRAANESVVLIAGERYGTGSSRDWAAKGQRLLGIRAVLAVSFERIHRSNLIGMGILPIRLPKGVTPDSLAIRAGDRIEVNAAPDTISPRCKINVRIIRADGRIEPFDAVAGVETQLETALLRAGGVIPLILHKTLAAQSLPA